The nucleotide sequence gcaccggtggagtcgtacacaccgccatcgccacaactactcatcggagtgtcacctcgaaaagtagaggacgcaacacggaacatcctcttcctctctgcgatgtcctccttgtagtccttccaccattgcaattggtcttgatccatgtccttcttgtacatcatcatgtgctctttctcttccaccatgagttctttccataccttttcctctttgagcttgatcatcctctcctccaactcggccttgcgctttgcttcttcacgctttgcttcaacttgtgcaagcttgacctctttcttcttctcagtgataagaagcttcgtctccaatgtcttcgttgtcaattcctctcttgccttaatcatgtggtccatcttctcccttaggcttgacgcctcttcttccatcttcacccttagcttgcccttcttggttccctcgggcttgcccaagttcctctcctcctcatcttcactatcATCCATCCTAAGCATTGCCGACTTCTTGGGTGCGGTCTCTTGATCCCTTAACTTCCACTTGTCAAAGGTTTGAAGAATTGTCCAAGCATGCTTAAATGGGAATGGCTTGCCCTTGGAAGCGGCCATCTCCTTGTACCTCATGCCGGCAATTGTCTCCTATCAACCACACATAAATCACATAAGAACCCACCAATAGCATAGTACACACACATAATCAAAATAGTGAAGAAATATGTACTCACATAGTCACTCTCCACGGCTCCACTAGGTGGTGCATCCCTcacttggtccatggccgcactccaacgagcacaagcgggcttgatcaactcccaccggccttgaagcgacCAGTAAGTGCGAGAGATGAACCCACTATTCTTCGGCTTGATCCTACAATAGGTGTCCTAGATCCTTTGCCAATATCGTTTACCGGTTTGATCGGTGCCGGTGGTTGCATCCATTCCCATAGCTGCCCAAGCACGAACCAAGAGGATATCTTCCGCCTCGGTGTAGTTTGTCGACCGCGCGTGTGGGTGGGAAGCGGCAGTGAATGCCTCCTCCCCtatctcggccacctcctcctcgtcatcaccttcatcctcctcatcttcctctaaGTCATCACCAACCCTAAAGGGTTCGAGAGGCGGAGCCCCGAGGTCCACCTCCGCGTTTTGGAGGAGGTCCATGAACAAGGATGGGGTTGCCATTTTCTCGAACACCTCGTGCGCGGCATGAGGAGGTTCGGCCACGGCGACGAAAGGAGGTTCGGCGACGGAGGCAGGCGGGGGCGCGGCCTTCTTCCGCACCGCGCGCTTCTTCCGCTGCATCTTCACGGCCGGGGCGACCTTGGATGGCGCCTTCGTCCGGCTCTTCTTGCTGGCCGGGGCGGGAGCCGGGAGGCGCCGGGGCGGTGATGGTGGCCGGGGCGGGAGCCGGGGAGGCGGCAGGAGGAGGTGCgaggcccgcccgccgccgcttggCCCCGACGTGGGTCACCGCCACCATGTCAGCCACGGTCGggtgggcgggggcgggggcgggccgggcgggcgcggcggcggcgggtccctccatggccggcgcggcaggaggcggcgggaggcggcgggaggaggaggaagtttcCTCCCGCGCGAGAGAGGAAGAGGAGTGCGGGTTGGGGGGAGATTTTCCTCTCAACCCCTACTTCTACAGGTTGCAAACtggtttgagggttggacctctAAATTGTTTTACGGGTTTGAGGGTTTAGAGGTTCTAGTCTACGACGTTTTTTCGGCTAAAACTGTAAAAAAAACggttatttttaggggtttgagggtttgagggctctACTAGACTTGCTCTAACCCACCGTTTCCTGCCAGTTTGCACGTACCTCCAGCACTCCCCGTGTTAAAATGTTGCAGACAAAACAGTGTCAATCTTCTCCACGTTTGCTTATCTATTTGTCTGTTTAGTTGCAGATACTAATCCTGTCCCCGGTATTCAGAGATTCGGCCGATCACTTTCCCTTTTGTTGCTTACCACGGATTACGTTTGTTAATGGAATGCTGGCTCAATTTGTCCCCATCTCTAGCCAAGTGGAGCCCCGTACGCAGATCTAATCTCAGCCTTCTTGCCCTTTTCCCCAATACTTTTGGCCCGTAATCCGCCCCCATGCACCCCGAATTCCCCACCTGGTGCTCGTCAGCAGAGCCTGACCGCCCGGCCGTTTTGACCGGCGCGGCACCATGCAGCACGTAGCAAGCTGCCGGCCAGAGCGCGCGCGCCGGCTGCCGTGGCACCGACAGGCGACAGCCCAGGCCGCAGCCCAACCGCACGCAACGAATAGACCGACGTGCGCCGAACTCCTTGGCCTCGCTACGTACCGCGCCCACGCACGTTGATCTCATCACGCCAATTCGGCTCCGAAGCAGCGGCGAAGCGTCCATCCAAACCCGGCACCGGCTCCGCTGCTCGTTTCGGTTCACCACGGCCGGGCGGGCGGGTCGGTCGTGTGTGCGCCTGTGCGCGTCTCGGGGCGCCAAAGAAGCGTTTTTTATTCGGCCGGGTCGGGCGGTAGGGGGGGTCGACGCGGCGGTGGCGAGGGGCGGACGAGGCTACAAATAAACAAAGCGGGGGAGGGGGAGCTCGTATCGTATCCCTGAGCGAGAGCGAGCGAGCGACGTGGTGAGCTGTtcttcccccctccccccttcGTGGCCTGCTGCTCTGCGTGCTCTGGCGGGTGCGTCCGTCCGTCCTCCAGGGGGCTATTAAGGGTGTCCAGCTGCTGCCCTCTATGAGCGGGTAAAGCGGcgccgaggaggagcaggaagaagcgccATTCTTCGTTGGCTGAGAGTtcttggctgctgctgctgctgctgtctgtCGGAGGTCGGCGAGGTCGGGTGGCAACAATGGCGCCATCGTTCTGGGGGAGGGAGGCGAGGCTGAGCGACGGGGGCGGCGGGACGCCGGTGGTGGTCAAGATGGAGAACCCCAACTGGTCCATTTCGGAGATGGAGCAGGAGGCGGTGCCGGGGTCGCCGGCGGGGCTGGCGGCCGGCAAGGCCGGGCGCGGCAAGAACGCGCGCCAGATCACCTGGGTGCTGCTCCTCAAGGCGCACCGCGCGGCGGGGCGCCTCACGGGCGCGGCCTCCGCggcgctcgccgtcgccgccgccgcgcgccggcgggtggcggcgggccGGACGGACGGCGACGCCGCTCCCGGGGAGAGCACGGCCCTGCGCGCGCGCTTCTACGGCTGCCTCAGGCTCTTCGTCGTGCTCTCCATGCTGCTGCTCGCCGTCGAGGTGGCCGCCTACCTCCAGGGCTGGCACCTCCAGATGCCCGAGATGCCCGAGATGCCGGGCCAGCTCGCCATGGACGGCCTCCTCGCCGTCGAcgggctcgccgccgccgcctacgccgGCTGGATGCGCGTCCGCCTCCAGTACATCGCGCCGCCGCTGCAGTTCCTCACCAACTCCTGCGTCGTGCTCTTCATGATCCAGAGCGTCGACCGCCTCATCCTCTGCCTCGGCTGCCTCTGGATCAAGCTCAGGGGCATCAAGCCCGTGCCCATCGCCGCCGACAAGGACGACGTCGAGGCCGGCGAAGAGGACTTCCCCATGGTCCTCGTGCAGATGCCCATGTGCAACGAGCGAGAGGTAAGCCCAAGCTCACTCTGCTTCTTCCCCTATCGATCTTGAGCTGCAATTGGAGCTCCATGATACGAATAGGACAGCCTAAATTCCAGTTCAGGTAGAGTGGGGAAGATGCTACCGTCTGGGTATGTGTAGACTACATTTTGTTCGGATCTTTGTCCCGAGCTCTCCAACCACAACTCTGATGCTCTCTGACGTTGATGTGTTCGTACTTCATATGAATCTCACACCAACAACAACAAACTCCGTGATTTGCTTTACAAAAGGCCGAATTTGGTTTGCGGTTGGGATTCATATCATCTCTACTTTCTTTAAGGCACACTCATTAATCCAAATCTCGGACTAGAAGTTTGTCGTCACCGGTCACCAGATAATAATTGAGGAGGCATGTGAttggagatcaaagtgtcaagcTATAGCGCACTACTTAATTTGGGAAGTGACTAAGAAAATATACTAAAATTCAATCAACTACTAGTACACTTCCTTTGGGAAAATCTTATGGGTAATTTGTTGTTGTAAAAGAACACCAGTCCAATTCAGTTagtaacttatttcatttggatgTCTGCAGGTCTACCAGCAATCCATTGGCGCAATTTGCGCTCTCGACTGGCCAAGGTCAAACTTCTTGGTGCAGGTGCTGGACGACTCCGATGATGCCACCACTTCGGCGCTCATCAAGGAGGAGGTTGAGAAATGGCAGCGGGAGGGCGTGCGCATAGTATACAGGCACCGGGTGATCCGGGACGGCTACAAGGCTGGAAACCTGAAATCAGCAATGAACTGCAGCTATGTGAAGGACTATGAATACGTTGTCATCTTCGATGCTGATTTCCAGCCACAGGCGGATTTCCTGAAGCGCGCCATGCCCCATTTCAAGGTTTGACTCGACTGAACAATTCTTACCGATGTAGTTGTATCGCTGCTTCATTTATCTGGCAATCGATCCTATCGGTTATGTTTCTCTGACAAAACTCAATGTGCAACCTCCAGGGGAAGGACGATGTTGGGTTGGTTCAGGCAAGATGGTCTTTCGTAAACAACGATGAGAACCTGTTGACTAGATTACAGAACATAAATCTGTGCTTCCACTTCGAGGTGGAGCAGCAAGTGAATGGAGCATTTCTCAACTTCTTCGGGTTCAATGGGACTGCCGGAGTGTGGAGAATCAAGGCTCTTGAAGACTCCGGCGGCTGGATGGAGAGGACAACGGTGGAGGACATGGACATTGCTGTCCGAGCACATCTCAAGGGATGGAAGTTCCTCTACCTGAATGATGTCGAGGTACTGGCACAAATTTCCCTATGACTTATGCAGAGTTGACCTTTGCATAGAGATTAAAGAGTCATAAAACTTAACTTTTGTAACTTTCCTTTCAGTGCCAATGTGAGTTGCCAGAATCATATGAAGCATACAGAAAGCAGCAGCACAGGTGGCACTCAGGTCCCATGCAGCTGTTTAGACTCTGCTTTGTGGACATTATAAAATCCAAGGTATGAGACGTTTTCTGATGACGCACTATGAAAGTTAAAATGTCCAGCCATGGTTTATTCAGTAAAATGTAGTTTTCTGGAaacatgttttggatttataggttaaaacatcaagtaaaatgcTTTTGTATAATTGTTTGACGAAGTTTAATTTATTTACATTTGCTCCTTTATACTCAAGCAGCCATCAATTTCCACAATAATCCTTTTCAGTTCACTTGAAGTAGAAGTATTGACATATCCACAATTCATGGCAGCACATCTTTTGTTTTTATCTTTGTCCCCTTGATTGTATTCTAGCGCCATTTTGTGGTGTGTAGTCTAATGCTTGTATGGATAATTGGCCTAACAATGCTGCTTGCTTTGTGCTGCAGATTGGATTCTGGAAGAAGTGCAACCTGATATTCCTATTCTTCCTCCTCCGCAAGCTCATCCTGCCCTTCTACTCATTCACCCTCTTCTGCGTCATCCTCCCCATGACAATGTTCGTCCCCGAGGCCGAGCTTCCCGCATGGGTCGTATGCTATATTCCAGCAACAATGTCCATCATGAGCATCCTGCCATCCCCAAAGTCCTTCCCGTTCATCGTCCCGTACCTCCTCTTCGAGAACACCATGTCCGTGACCAAGTTCAATGCCATGATCTCCGGGCTGTTCCAGCTCGGCAGCGCCTACGAGTGGGTGGTGACCAAGAAGTCGGGCCGGTCCTCCGAGGGCGACCTCGTGGCCCTCGTCGAGAAGCACaccgtgcagcagcagcagcgggtcGGGTCGGCGCCGGACCTCGCCGGGCTGGCGGCCAAGGACTCGTCGCTCCCCAAAAAGGAcgcccccaagaagaagcagaagcacaACAGGATCTACCGGAAGGAGCTGGCGCTGTCGTTCCTCCTGCTGACGGCGGCGGCGCGCAGCGTGCTGTCGGCGCAGGGCATCCACTTCTACTTCCTCCTGTTCCAGGGCGTCTCCTTCCTCGTCATGGGCCTCGACCTGATCGGCGAGCAAGTGGAGTGATGTTTTTACAGCAACCGAAGATCGTTACGACGGCGGTTATTTTTCGTACTTTGCAGGCATCAGAGGAGCCCTCTGTAAAGGGAGGCAACGTTTGATGCTTGTGTGATGCTTACAGGAGGAAGCTCGCTCGCTCTCTCTGATCCCTTGCCTGCCCTAGGGTGGGGGTCTGAGGCATACAAACTGAAATGTGGAGAATGTAGATAGATATAGCTCtggatcatcatcatcaacaacaaaaaAGCCTGGGAGACGCTTTTATTCTTTCGGGCCGTCGAAATTCTTTTGTAAGAAACAAGAAATCAAAAACctgttgggtgggtgggtgggtgcctAGATGACGGGTGGTCCTTTGTTCCTTGTTGACAGACTTTACCTTCAAAAAAATGAAGATAATACTTGTTTTCGCCTTGTACTTTTTGCCACGATCAATCAATTAATTATCAGAGATACATGTTCAGTTCTTCACCTCTTCTGAATGATAGTACTAGCTTTGTATGGGGAAGCTATGGAAGATTAGCCGGCAGCTTCACAAATGGAGGCTGGCTGTTGAATGAACGAGTGAATGAATGTACGGGGGACCGGGTTCCATGCTGTCTTTGTTTGGCCCTGTCATGTGCACTGGCATGGGACATATTCGTTGCTTGTTTGTTTGCTTATTTGATCCGTGTCGCAATCGGCGAGAAGGACGTGTACCCCCGGGCTTGTCCCTGGGCTCGGCTTGGCTTGGAGAGCAGTCCATGTGGAGGCGCACAGGGACTCACAGTGCTAGTAGGCGTTCTTGGACTGTTGCCTGACGGTGCATGTTCTTGCCTGGCTTATCTTCCAACTGGCGAATTGGGGTCGGTCAGAAACTAACTAACCACTTCTCGGTCGGTCAGACAGTCAATTGCCTTGTCGTCCGGTTCCTTGTGTATTCACCTTGGTCCTCTTTCATGATCTGTCATATTCACATTCCAACCCATCGTACATATCCCCTCCGTCCCAAAagtcttgtcttagatttatccaaatactgatgtatcaagtcacgttttagtattagtaACATTCAtatctagacaaatgtaagacaaaaTTTTTTGGACGGAGAGAGTACATAGCTACCTCTCCCCAAGTCAGTCTGAAGCTCTTTTTTCTGTGTATCAGCACGGACCCGGGCTCTTTGCTGCTGATTGTACCGATGCTGAACCGTGGGGGAAGAATTACGTCCACGGGTGGAGTGTTCTTGCACGCATGTTTTGTTTGGAATCAGCTTTGTTTGTGTCTGGAGGATGCTAGTACGTGATACGGGTGGCGGTCGTGGTCGTGGGCGCCGGGTGCGGGAGACAGCGCACGTTACGAGGAGAGGAAAGAGACCTCTGCCTCCCTCCCCGTCAGTCAGTCGCTCTCGGGATCGATCGATCTAGCGAGCAGCGAGACCACCGGGGCGCGGGCAGGGTCGGCATCGGCGGATAAAACATCGCTCCGTAGCTGCAGTTCCCTTGCACATGTCTCCGCGAGGCAAGGACCCGCCACCGATACCATCCGGCCGATCCCACGGTCGCACTTTTGCCCGTGTCACCTTTGGCGCACGGCCCGGGTATGTGAGAGCAATTTTAACGGGGCAATCCATTTCGTCCGTTgccgttcgtttgggtcggcgcggacagaaaagtcggtccaacgcgccgacccaaatggatgcgcgtccgtttttcgtccgcgtGCAACCCATTTCCGGTCCTTTTTAAGCCGGATTTGCGACGGCGCGAACACGCGACGGACGCGCGCACGCTCGCCCTCTTTTCCCCCGGGCCCGCTGGTCTGTGTCACATCGCCCTCCCTAATCCAACAGCAACCCTCGCCCTCATCCTCCGTCGtcgagtgcccggtgatctcattgacgagtacgtccgtatgagcgagtctacttacctagagtccctgtataagttttgcaaggctgttattgttgtgtttggccctgagtattTGAGAGAGTCGACTGCTGAAGATACatcccgtttgttggcgatgaatgtcAGTAGGGGCTTTCCAGGGATGCTTGGTAATATAGACtgcatgcattgggagtggaagaactgctcttctgcttggcaagggcagtataagggccatgtcagggcttgcactatcatacttgaggccgtaacgtctcaagatctctggatatgACACTCTTTTtttggcatggccggatcacacaatgatatcaacgtgcttcagcgctcgcctgTGTTTgttaggcttgccgaaggcaacagcccactgGTGAACTTTACTGCCAACGGCCAC is from Triticum aestivum cultivar Chinese Spring chromosome 1B, IWGSC CS RefSeq v2.1, whole genome shotgun sequence and encodes:
- the LOC123139847 gene encoding probable xyloglucan glycosyltransferase 7 — encoded protein: MAPSFWGREARLSDGGGGTPVVVKMENPNWSISEMEQEAVPGSPAGLAAGKAGRGKNARQITWVLLLKAHRAAGRLTGAASAALAVAAAARRRVAAGRTDGDAAPGESTALRARFYGCLRLFVVLSMLLLAVEVAAYLQGWHLQMPEMPEMPGQLAMDGLLAVDGLAAAAYAGWMRVRLQYIAPPLQFLTNSCVVLFMIQSVDRLILCLGCLWIKLRGIKPVPIAADKDDVEAGEEDFPMVLVQMPMCNEREVYQQSIGAICALDWPRSNFLVQVLDDSDDATTSALIKEEVEKWQREGVRIVYRHRVIRDGYKAGNLKSAMNCSYVKDYEYVVIFDADFQPQADFLKRAMPHFKGKDDVGLVQARWSFVNNDENLLTRLQNINLCFHFEVEQQVNGAFLNFFGFNGTAGVWRIKALEDSGGWMERTTVEDMDIAVRAHLKGWKFLYLNDVECQCELPESYEAYRKQQHRWHSGPMQLFRLCFVDIIKSKIGFWKKCNLIFLFFLLRKLILPFYSFTLFCVILPMTMFVPEAELPAWVVCYIPATMSIMSILPSPKSFPFIVPYLLFENTMSVTKFNAMISGLFQLGSAYEWVVTKKSGRSSEGDLVALVEKHTVQQQQRVGSAPDLAGLAAKDSSLPKKDAPKKKQKHNRIYRKELALSFLLLTAAARSVLSAQGIHFYFLLFQGVSFLVMGLDLIGEQVE